DNA sequence from the Brevundimonas sp. NIBR10 genome:
AGTTCTCATCAGCCAATGTCACTCTCCCAAGTTGCTTAACAACGGGATAGACGAAACTCACTCAACGGGAAAGGACAGAAATTCCGATTCGTCATGCCGTGGTCTGCTTCTGTAACTTAGTTGCTGAACGACGGAGACTATCTCGGATCGCGGTGGTTTGCGCTTCTAATCGCTGAAACAAGCCTGGTAACTCTACTCCCGGGCCTTGGCTGCCGCGTCCAGGAGCCGGATTGCAGAGATTTCGGCTGCGTCGGGAGTCAGCTTCAACTTGCTTTCGGGCGGGTCTACGGCTTCGACGTAGCCGTCCACGGCTTCCGGGGCGAGTGGGTCGGCGACAGACGGTTTTGACGGCTTGGTCATTCCGAACAAATCGCCAATCCTCGCGAGATGTTCCCTGCCGACCGCACGGCCTTTACCGTCATGACAATGTCGGTCGTCGCGCCGTGAGGCCGAATCACCAACTGAACCCTGCCCAGACAGCCTACACGCGGCGTTAGCGCCCCAAAGGCTGTAGTGCCGACCCTTGGCCTGGATAATGCGGTGCAAGTCGGCCCAGATGCGCAGGTCACACACTGTACAGTGTCCAAAGGCCGACCAGCGGTTCTCGACGATCACGCCGACGTTGACGGAATTCCTTCGCCAGTCGTCGTTTGCGTAGGCGTGAAGGCCCTTGCGGCCCACGTAATACCAGAGCGAGACCGCGTCGGCGAGATCGGCGTCGGCAGGGCTGGCGTTGCGGGTGTAGCTGACCACCGCCTCCCGGTGACCCACCGGCAGCAGAAGCGCCCGGTCCGGCCCTCCGCCGGCCAGTTGTGCCGAGCGCCGAAGAGAGGGTAGGGGTTGAGCAAGGTCGCGTGGTCACAGCTCGACCGATCGCAGCGGACGATGAGGCGATGCCCTCGGCAGGGCACGGCGACCTCGCGCGGTAGGTTGCGGTTCGCTTCCGGCATGGCGTCACCAGCGAGCGTTGGTGGCGCAGCCGAGTTGGAGAGCTGGATACCAGCGGCAAGACGCTGGACGGACCCTGGCGCACGGGTCTCGACGCAGGTCAGCACCTGCCTGGCCACGTCAGGGCCGTTGCGGTGAGCCAGCTCGGCGTCCAGCCCGGCCAGCATGTCGGCAAGGGATCGATCGTTCATGTCTCTCACCAGGTTGCTGGCCCGAGCGCGATCTAGACTCATGAGATCAGACCCCAAAAGCCAATTGTTCCTGTAATGTTCTCGCCGCTGTGGATCGCGACCGGCGGGCACGCTCGCCGGCGGAATGCCCAGACCAGATCGGACAGAGCGGTGACAAGGGTGGCGACTGCGGCGAGGAGTTCGGGGGTGATGTGCATGGGAGCGTCCTTTCCCGAGCATCATGATCGATTACCGAATCTAGGCGCGTCGGATGGCCCGACAATCGCAATGCTTACTGGCCTTGGGATTGATCGGTCGAGGTTGCGGAGTTGAGGGTCTTGAACGAGCCGAGATTGGCAACCCCACAGGTCCGATGATGGGTCAGTCCACTGCCCGCCCGCCGTTAGGGACGTCTCTTGACGAAAGGTAAGGCTCCACCTGCGACACCCTCTGAAGAGGTGCGCGATGGCTACGATCCTGATTGCAGACGACGATCCGGTAATCCGGGAGATCGCGGGCGAGATGCTCCGCTCCACCGATAACGCTGCCTTACTGGCGGAGGACGGCCTAGAAGTCCTCGACCTCCTGGGCTCGCTCCAGATCGACCTCCTGATCACCGACATGCTCATGCCGAACATGGACGGGGTTGAGGTCATCATGCAGGCGCGCACAATGCAGCCGGATCTGAAAATCATCGCCATCAGCGGCGGGGGCGGTGTGGGTGCCGACTACATCCTGCACACGGCCAAGATGCTCGGTGCGGACGCTGTCCTCAAGAAGCCTCTTCGCCTGGACACCTTCCTGAAGACCATCGACGACCTTCTATATGAACAGGGTCGCAACGGATCGACTAGCCTCGCCCCAGGCCGAGTAGCCTCTAGGACCGGCCGCTGAAGTCAGCCATAATCCAGCATTGCTGGCCATCTGGCGTCTCGATCCTCACGGGTTGCTTGTCATGCACCTGCCACGCCCTCGCGACCTTCAAAACCGACTTCTCGTCCATGGGCTCTGACCGTCTTCTATCCGCCATCGCCCTCGCCGCTACAGCGCTGTTTTGGTCATGAGTCCTGAGCCTAAGCCCGCGCGCTCGTCGGCACTTGCGACTTAATGTGACAGCACCATCCTGACAGAGCCCGACTCTACTCTCGGTGATCGGGCGCATATCCGGGCGTAGGCGTCAAAGGTATCGCAGCGGCCAAGATGGCCACCGCGCCCAGCCAACTGGCTAAAATCTTGACCCCCAGCGAGATCTTGGTTTTGCGGACCCACAAGGCGGGCAGCACCAACAGGATCCACGGCAGTGCGATGGCCAGGTCCATCGATCGGCCAGCGACCGAAAGCACAGCGCCGGCCCAGACGCCGGCGTTGGCGGCCAGGACGACGGGCCAGGCGAATCCCGGCCCCCCGCGAATGTGGATGGAGGCCGCCATGACAACGATGCTGGCCCAGCATCCGAAAAATGCAGCCTCCTCCCAGCGAACCGGAATGCCGACGGCGAAGACGACAAGGGCAAAGATGACAAGCGCAAGAACTGCGGGGGCCAGCGCCTTTCGCGGGGCGTAGGCCAGCAGGAGTCCCAGAGCAGCGCAGAGAAGGGCCGCAGGAAGCGCACCGTCCCGCATCAGGCGACGGCTCGGAACAGGAACCACAGACCGGCCGCTGCGGTCAGACCGCCCAGAACGCGGAGTATGGGCAATCCTCCGAACCGGAACGCGCCGTAACCGATGATGATCCCGACGATATGCAGCAGACCGGTCGATGCCACGAACCCGACACTATAGCCGGTCGGATCGGCGGCTGATGGCAGTTCCTGGCCATGGGCAAAGCCATGAAACAGCGCAAAGACCGCAACCAGGACGATGGCGATCCAGTCGGCGGGTTTCCAGCTGAACGCAATCGCCGATCCAAGAACCAGTACCGAGAGGCCGATGCCGAGTTCGACGGGCGGCATCGGGAAGCCCAGTATTCCCAGAACGCCGCCCACGGCCATCATGAGCGGAAACACGACCGGCAGGGCGATCACCAGCGGTCTGCCAAGGATCGCGCCCCACAGACCGACGGCAACCATGGCCAGCATATGATCGGGGCCATTGAGCGGATGCAGGAAGCCTGAAATGAAGCCGCCGGCTAGGCCGGTTCCATCGTGTGCCGAGGCTGTACCCGCGGACAGGGCAACGATCACGATGCCCAAGGGGACGGGCACAGTCTTCTCGGTCGGCGGCACGGACCAACAGGCCGATCGGGATATTGTTTTGTAAGTCAAACCGCGTCCTTTTCCGACGATGGATCGTACATTCGCAGAAGGCACCAACGCTGCCTTAATCACATACGTCTGGCCGTTGGCCGCAGATGTCATGACGTTAGCGAAATGGAGGCGTGTCTTGCGCAAAATCTGGCTCGGCGTGCTTGTCGCCTCTTTCGCCCTTCCGGCGACCGCTCATGACTTCTGGGTGCAGCCCGACCCGTTCTGGGTCGCGGCGGGTCGTCCGGCCGCAGTCAGCCTTTGGGTCGGTCATGGGGTGAACCGGGAGCTGTGGGATGCCGATATCGCCAAGGTCACCATCTTGCGTAGCGTCGGTCCCAACGGCACCACCAATCAGCAGGGCTCCATCCGTCAAGGCGGGGTGGGACGGATGACCTTCACCACACCCGGAATCCATGTGATCACCTTGGAGACTGGACATACACCCAGCGAACTCCCCTCGATCAGATTCAATGACTATGTCGATACCGAAGGGCTGACGCTGATACGGGCGCAGCGCCAGCGTTCTCGTCAGAGCGATGCTCCGGGACGGGAAATCTACAGCCGACGCGCGAAAGCGTTGATCAGGGTTGGAGCCGGAGCTGGTACGGAGGCCCCCTATGTGACTCAGCCCATGGGTTTGCGGCTTGAACTGGTGCCAGTTCAGAACCCCTACACAGCTGCAGCCGGGCAACCTCTTGGTTTTCAGGTTCTGTATGAAGGACGACCTTTAACCGGAGCTCTGGTGAAACTCGTCAATTTGGCTGCGGACGAACGCCCTGTTGCGACCCGGATCAGCGACCGTCGCGGCAACGTCAGTTTTTCGATCCCGCGTTCGGGCGACTGGCAGTTGAACGTGGTCTGGGGCGAGCCGTTGAGCGGCAATCCGGCCGCCGATTTCGACACCACCTTCTCAAGCCTGACCTTTGGATTCGACGCTCCGCCGGCGAGCTGAGGGTCGTTCAATAGACTCCGTCGATCTCGGCAGGCAGTCGCTGGCCGGGCGGATAGGCGAGCAGGCTCCAGCCCCGCGTCGGGACGGTCTCTTCGGTCCGCAGCCGGTCGAACTGGGCCCGTGCCGCCGCCGCTGCGTCGGCGGGATCGCGCAGAATGGTCGGGCGCAGGAAGATGAACAGCGTCCGTCGCGACGTGCTCTTGCGGGTGGTGCGGAACGCCCGGCCCAAGATCGGGATATCGCCGAGTACCGGCACCTGGCTGTCCGCCGACAGACGGTCGTCGCTGATCAGGCCCCCCAGGACGATCGTCTGGCCGTTGTCGGCGAGGATGGTCGTCTCGATGCTGCGCCGGTTGGTGATCAGGTCCGCGGCCCCCGCGAGGTTGGAGTTGACCAGGGACGACACCTCCTGCGCGACCTCTAGCCGGATCACGTCGCCGTCGTGGATGCGCGGCACGACCTTCAGGGTGATGCCGACGTCCTGCCGCTCGATGGTCGTGAAGGGGTTGATGGTGTTGCCGTCGGTGGCGAAGCTGCCGGTACGAAACGGCACGTTCTGGCCGACCACGATCTCGGCCGGTTCGTTGTCCAGAGTGGTGATGCTGGGCGTCGACAGCAGGTTGGCGCGGGCCGAGGTGCCGAGCGCCTGGACCAGCAGGCTGAAGTCGCTGCCGCCCCGGATGACCGCCGACGCGCCCTCGGGTGCCAAGGCCGAGGCGGCCGTGACGCCCAGCGCCAGCAGAACCTGCCGCAACGATACGCCTGTCGAGGAGAAGGACGTCCCGCCCGACGATGGGGAGTCGATGGCCGCGCCGCCGAAACCGAGCTGCACGCCCAGCTGTTCGGCCTGGTCGCCGGTGATCTCGACGATCGCGGCCTCGATGGTGACCTGGGGCCGGCGGATGTCGAGTTCCGCGATCAGGGCTTCCATCTCCGCGACGGCGGCCGGCGAGCCGCGCAGGGCGATGGCGTTCAGCTCGGGCGCGGGCTGGATGGTGATGTCAGTCAGTCGAATGCCGCCCGCGCCGGTGACCTGAGGCGCGGGAACGACGACCGGACTTGCCGCCTGACCCGCCTGCCCAAGGACTCCCGTCGTGCCTCCCTGGCTTCGCGCCGCGATCAGGGCGGCCGCGTTGAGCTGCTGACCTTGTTGCGCCGTCGATCCCAGCGCGCGAGCGACGGGGTTGGTCGCCTCCTGCGGTGCGCCGAGCAGGCCGCGCATGACGTCGGTGACCGTTTCCGCGTCGCCGTGGCTCAGCCGGACGACACGGGTGATCGGTGCCGATCCGCCCGGAATGTCGAGCGCCTCAGCGACCTTGCGGGCCTCGCGGATGCTGTTGGCGTCCCCGCGCACCAATACGATGTTACTGCGCTCGTCGACGGCGACACGGATGCCCGCGCCCTCGCCGATGGGGGCCAGCAGGCTGGTGATCGACTGGCCGACGTCGGTCGCGCTGGCGTAGCGCAGGTTGATGCTCTCGAAGGCCTGGCCGCTGCCGCTGTCCAGGGCCTGGGCTAACTGTTCGATCCGACGGACGTTCTCTGCATAGTCGGTGACGATGATGGCTGGCGGCGCGTTGACCGATTCCAGGCTGCCGAAGGAGGCGACCAGCGGCCGCAGCACGCGGACGGCCTGATCGGGGGCAAGGTTCCGCAGGCGGATCAGGCGGGTGACGATGTCCTGGGTCCGGGCCCGACGCAGATCGGTCGAGCCGTTCTGGATCAGGGCCGCTTGGGGGACGATCCGCCAGGCGTTGCCGCTGCGGACCGCGCCGTATCCCTGGACACGAAGCACAGACAGGAACAGGTCGAGGACGCCGTTGACGCTCAAGGGCTCGGCCGAGGTGACGTTGACGACCCCCGCCACGCTGGGGTCCAGGATCAGGGTCCGGCCGGTGATGCGCGAGATCTGTTCAGCGACATCCTTGATGTCGGTGCCGCGAATATTGACCACAACCCCGCCCGAAACGTCGGGGGGAGGCGTCTGGGCCAGACCGGGCGTGGCCAGCAGCAGGCTGGCGCTCAGCGAGAACGTCAGGGCCGTGCGCCAGAACAGTACCGTGTTGATCTCCGATCTCCTATCGAAGGGGGAAGGACAGTGTGATCGTCCTACCACCCCTGATGATGTCAACTCTGGCTCCACCCGACTGGACGGCCTCGTTCAGAATCGCCTGGGGATTGGCGTTTCCGGCGACCGTCTGGTTATTGACGCGGGTGACGATGTCGCCGGGCTGTAAGCCTAACGAGCGTAGAGCAGGGGGAAGGTTGTCGCCGACCCTGTAGCCCTGTTCGGTCGGAGTCAGATCCATGTCTTGAGCGAGGCCCGTAGCGTTTCCGGCTAGCCTCTGGCGGTAGGCATCGACAACAGACGGAATGGTGCCCGTTGAGGGCGGGCTGGCCAACGGAGCGGCAGGGGTAGAGGCTGGCCGGGACGTTTGATTGGCGGGCGCTATGATCGTCAGCCCGTTTGCAGGCGCGACCGGGGCGTCGATCAGGGCGGCCGGTGCGGGAAAACCCAATCGCGCGGCTTGACCACTGATCTCCAGGATGACGTGATCGATCTGAATTGATTGAACGACTGCTCCCGTGGAGAGCGCCTGTCCCGGCCTGACCGAAACCGGCGGCGCGTCGCCGACCGCGATCACCGCGCTCGACGCCTCGGCCGGGATCGCCATGAAGATCGCCTTGAGGAGCAGTCCGCCCCCTGCTTCTTGAGCGGCGTCCTCAGGGCTGCCGAACGGCGACCAGGCCAGGATGGCCGTGAGGTCCGTTGTGGTGGCGTTTGCGCCGGCCGGCGGAGCAATGACGGTCCTGTCGCGTCCGTCGTCAAATCCGGCAATCCGCCACAACACCGGCGCGGCGGCGACGGCGACCGAAATCACGACTGCAGCCCTCAGCAGTTGAAGCGCCAGTGGTGCATCCAGTCGTCGAATAAGGATCAGAATGCGCTGGATCACGTCTGGATACCCAAGCGATCGACGAAATTCTTCATTCGTATTTCGCCCTCCACGCGGTTGTGCGCTTTGGAGCGCCAAGGCCTCGGAGACACTGCAGTCGCGGGCCATCTCATTCTATTCCCGCAGGCCACTCGGAGTGTGTCGCCGCGACGAACGCGGTATCGTAGCGCACTTATTGACATTCAGACGCGCCGCATTCGTCAGCGATCCGCAACGAGGTCCGCGGCCAGTCCTTCGCCGCCGATCTTTCCATCCTTGCCCAGGCTCATCAGATCAAAGGTGCGCACGCTGCCCGGGCTCTCATAGACATAGGCGGCACCCCACGGATCTACTGGAACCTCGGACAGATAGCCTTCCTCGGACCAGTTGCTCGCGACCGGCGGCATGGTCGGCCGATCGACCAGTGCGGCCAGTCCCTGACCTGTCGTGGGATAGTCGCCGTTGTCCAGGCGGTAGACCTTCAGGGCCGCCGAGATGGTGCGCAGATCGCTCTTGGCCACGGTCACCCGCGCCTGATCCGGCCGTCCGATGATGTTTGGCAGGATCATCAGGGCGACGACGGCGATGATCGCAAGCACCACGATCATTTCGATCAGGGTAAACCCGGACCTTGGTGTGATGGATTTGCCTAGCTCAGGGCAATCCTTGCTTCGCCGACGCCCTGATGTTCGTAACATTGTGATCACTGTGAAAAGCCTGCACCGACGCGTCATAATCCGACCGAAACGACTGCGGCGGGACTCGGTGTGAGCCCCGCCGCAGTGCCGTCTGAGGTCGTAATCAGGGCACTTCGATCGGATCAGACGTCAGGCTCAACGCAATGATATCGTTCACGCCTGGATCGCGAGGATCAGAGTTCGACGACGCCCCGAAGCTGGTCGCGAAACCGGCTCCGAACCTTTGCGCGCCCTGCGGCGTCATCGTCGGCGGCGGGGGAGCCGTGGCTCCATTGCTCCCGCCTCCGCCACAGGCCGCCAGCCCCACCAGGGCTGACGCAGCGGCCCCACCCAACAGCACGCGGGCGATGAGCCGCGGCGAGTGCCTGTGCGATTGCGCGCTCATCGGCTGGCACCGGGCAGAGGCGTGTTCAGGTAGGGGAAGGCGTTCTGGAGTTCAGTCGCCCGGA
Encoded proteins:
- a CDS encoding response regulator, with the protein product MATILIADDDPVIREIAGEMLRSTDNAALLAEDGLEVLDLLGSLQIDLLITDMLMPNMDGVEVIMQARTMQPDLKIIAISGGGGVGADYILHTAKMLGADAVLKKPLRLDTFLKTIDDLLYEQGRNGSTSLAPGRVASRTGR
- a CDS encoding HupE/UreJ family protein, giving the protein MRKTRLHFANVMTSAANGQTYVIKAALVPSANVRSIVGKGRGLTYKTISRSACWSVPPTEKTVPVPLGIVIVALSAGTASAHDGTGLAGGFISGFLHPLNGPDHMLAMVAVGLWGAILGRPLVIALPVVFPLMMAVGGVLGILGFPMPPVELGIGLSVLVLGSAIAFSWKPADWIAIVLVAVFALFHGFAHGQELPSAADPTGYSVGFVASTGLLHIVGIIIGYGAFRFGGLPILRVLGGLTAAAGLWFLFRAVA
- a CDS encoding DUF4198 domain-containing protein encodes the protein MRKIWLGVLVASFALPATAHDFWVQPDPFWVAAGRPAAVSLWVGHGVNRELWDADIAKVTILRSVGPNGTTNQQGSIRQGGVGRMTFTTPGIHVITLETGHTPSELPSIRFNDYVDTEGLTLIRAQRQRSRQSDAPGREIYSRRAKALIRVGAGAGTEAPYVTQPMGLRLELVPVQNPYTAAAGQPLGFQVLYEGRPLTGALVKLVNLAADERPVATRISDRRGNVSFSIPRSGDWQLNVVWGEPLSGNPAADFDTTFSSLTFGFDAPPAS
- the gspD gene encoding type II secretion system secretin GspD, with the translated sequence MTSSGVVGRSHCPSPFDRRSEINTVLFWRTALTFSLSASLLLATPGLAQTPPPDVSGGVVVNIRGTDIKDVAEQISRITGRTLILDPSVAGVVNVTSAEPLSVNGVLDLFLSVLRVQGYGAVRSGNAWRIVPQAALIQNGSTDLRRARTQDIVTRLIRLRNLAPDQAVRVLRPLVASFGSLESVNAPPAIIVTDYAENVRRIEQLAQALDSGSGQAFESINLRYASATDVGQSITSLLAPIGEGAGIRVAVDERSNIVLVRGDANSIREARKVAEALDIPGGSAPITRVVRLSHGDAETVTDVMRGLLGAPQEATNPVARALGSTAQQGQQLNAAALIAARSQGGTTGVLGQAGQAASPVVVPAPQVTGAGGIRLTDITIQPAPELNAIALRGSPAAVAEMEALIAELDIRRPQVTIEAAIVEITGDQAEQLGVQLGFGGAAIDSPSSGGTSFSSTGVSLRQVLLALGVTAASALAPEGASAVIRGGSDFSLLVQALGTSARANLLSTPSITTLDNEPAEIVVGQNVPFRTGSFATDGNTINPFTTIERQDVGITLKVVPRIHDGDVIRLEVAQEVSSLVNSNLAGAADLITNRRSIETTILADNGQTIVLGGLISDDRLSADSQVPVLGDIPILGRAFRTTRKSTSRRTLFIFLRPTILRDPADAAAAARAQFDRLRTEETVPTRGWSLLAYPPGQRLPAEIDGVY
- a CDS encoding type II secretion system protein N; translation: MIQRILILIRRLDAPLALQLLRAAVVISVAVAAAPVLWRIAGFDDGRDRTVIAPPAGANATTTDLTAILAWSPFGSPEDAAQEAGGGLLLKAIFMAIPAEASSAVIAVGDAPPVSVRPGQALSTGAVVQSIQIDHVILEISGQAARLGFPAPAALIDAPVAPANGLTIIAPANQTSRPASTPAAPLASPPSTGTIPSVVDAYRQRLAGNATGLAQDMDLTPTEQGYRVGDNLPPALRSLGLQPGDIVTRVNNQTVAGNANPQAILNEAVQSGGARVDIIRGGRTITLSFPLR
- the gspG gene encoding type II secretion system major pseudopilin GspG, with amino-acid sequence MTPRSGFTLIEMIVVLAIIAVVALMILPNIIGRPDQARVTVAKSDLRTISAALKVYRLDNGDYPTTGQGLAALVDRPTMPPVASNWSEEGYLSEVPVDPWGAAYVYESPGSVRTFDLMSLGKDGKIGGEGLAADLVADR